The Thalassophryne amazonica chromosome 18, fThaAma1.1, whole genome shotgun sequence DNA window gtggctgagttaaagaaagacatttcatttacatttcagaaAGTATGCATTTGAGGAAGCTTTCTTGAAATTTGTAAAAAGGATCTCCCAAGAAGCTACCTTAGCTTATAAAAGGAGTCCTAAGCACAAGATATATTACAacagtaaaagaaaagaaaaaaaaaaatcatgttagcTTTGTTGATCTTCTGGTTGATATGACATTATATGTCAGCCGTCTTTTCCTCTGCTGGCTCTAGCCTGTGTGGTATACCATCTTTCTTCACATaatactctctctgctgaatATGCTTGATATATGTAGGAGGACCTTGCACTTTTCCGGTATCACATACTGCGATTACCCCGTACCAGATTTGTATATGCCATATCTGCACAAGCAGAAAAAATGGGGGAGTTTGATCCGTACTGAGTTTACTCTTTCTGTGTACGGAACAAAATCAGGTTTAATGTGAATAAGTTCTGATCTTATCTCTGGGAAAACAGGAAGTTTGTTCTACAATGAGTTTACCTTTTCTTTGTACAGACCAAAATCAGGTTTACAGGCAGGTATTTTGTGCCCATAATTTGAaaccagcaccgtctccacataCAGAAAAGGTAAACTCAGTCAGTACAGAACAAACTTCCTTTTTTGTGCATGCGCAGACAGCAAATATCCAAATCTGATACGGGAGTCATCTCAGTATGTGGCACTACTAGCTAGAACTTCAAAGGCATCCGCACGTCATTGTATTTGTATAGTGAAATGCTATTGTATGTAACATCTCTGTCATTGGTCAATATAGGTCATCCAATCATGAGGTTACGTACTTGTACACGTATGAAAGTGGCTATTCATACATAGCCGTATTAATAATCACAAATTCTATTCTAACACAGCCTTGTTATGGTTAAGTTTATGGATAAGGGTTATGGTTAAGCGTTATAGCTAGGGTTAGGATTAGTGTTTGTGATTAATGTAGTTTAGGAATCTATGTATagcaaatacatatatatatatatatatatatacacacatatatagccTCATGATCACGTGACCTATATTGACACAACATAATACCAGAAGTTCACTATACGAATACGGCTACGAACAAATAGCCACTGCCTACAAGTATTTGCTATTGACACGTGGATTCCTAAATTACATTAACTCAACCACTAATcttaaccctaaccacaaccatAACACAGCTGTGCTATGTGCGAATAGAATTTGTAATTATTAATATGGCTACATACAAATTCTGCTTATCATCTGTGAATATAATGACCTTCAACATCATaattttttggcaaattacaaaCAATATAGGTCCTAATATGCTTCCGTGGGGAACACCACTAGGGGACGTCAATCCAGCTTGAACAAACAGCATTTACATAAACTTCTTGTCTTCTCACGTTTACCTCTAATGCTGTAACTACTGTTTTCCTAGTAGTCTTCGATGGAGAACGGTGTCAAACgccttttttccccacaaagcTTCGTGTTGTCATTTATCAACAAATAACTAACGTGAAGTTCCGTTATGTTGAAGCTAGAGCTAGCTTAGCGAGAAAATTCCAACCCAACAGCAAACGTCTCTCCACGACTCTCGCCCTGAATGAATTGCGACTAAATGAGCACATTGTTGTGTCAAAAACCTTTAGACGCTATGTACATAATAAAACGTACAGTCAGAAACTTCTTTCTTTTCTCAGCAGCTCAAGCTTCTCGTGTGTCACACTTAATCGTGCTCGTGTTGACCAACAACTTCCTTTTCCcgttaggctttttttttttttttttttttgaatcacACAAAAAGTACAAACGGAAATTAAATGACTGTTTAAATCACATGCAAAAATAAGAACAAAATATTTAAGTGAATTAGAGTTGAGAAATGATAAAGAAACGACACAGtgaaatgaggaaaaaaagtCAGGACTTATGTCCATCTATTTTGACATAGACAATCTTGATGTTAAAGTCCAAAAGCACATCAGGAATGCGAGTGATCTTGTGGTACAGATACAGAATGACAATGAGAAGCAAATCACACTGCAAGACCTGCACCTTTTGTACGTGGTTTCCATTCTTAATAGCGCTAAAGAAATTGGACCGTTGACCCGTTTCACAGTTGTTACTTTGAAGCAGTCGTGTCCCTTGTGGCCACCAGACCCAGGCTTTGGTAATCAAAGCGATAAAACAGCTCATCTAAAggctctgtataaatgaaatcacacctgctccttatttccatcatccatccagcaggtTGCGATATTCAGCAGATGGCACCAAATTTTAAATCAATGTATTATTATATGTCATGTTAATCAGGAAATATAATATCTCGGTGAGGGGGATTCATTGATCTCATCTATGGATTCatggggaggtgacggtctagtgattaagtgttgggcttcaaacccaaggatccttggttcaaaacccaacaAGACCGGAAAATcaataaaggcccttgggcaaggtccttaatgcccgAGTTGCTCCCAgcatgtagtgagcaccttgcatggcagcaccaagATATCTGTGCGTccctctgtgtgaatgtgaggcatcattgtaaagcgatatggatggaaaagcattatacattcataagaaaaaaaaatttataccACAATATGAGCTTGTCTTCACTGTGTGATTTCAACTTTAATATGCTGTGATAGACAGTTAAAATAAACCCATTGTTAATGTCCTGCTGTTGATATCGACTAGATATTTTAAAAATCGTGGCCAAATTTGCTTATTCCAACAATATGAACACTGATGTAGATTAAAATTAATTTACTATTGTTCGTGACATAAAATATTACTCTTTGTCAACACTAGGTTTCTACTGTCGGAATAACAAACCAACACAAATCTTACATAATGCTAAAATAGTTCCCCAAAACAGTGAGGTGAGCTCAGTGCATACATCTAAAGCAACTGTGTTCATGtcttactgccatctagtggtaagGTTTCTGGTTGCATTATGCCAACACACGATTTTGATTCTCTTCAAAAtaggtatggcatgactgcctggtacggcaatctttctgtacaatttaaaacgaaacttaacaaattgatgatgcaatgaagataatcggaaagaaacaatatcagtccctcaattcactctatgaagagtctgttttgaaagcagctcagaggatactgatggattcagttcatgttcttcatgcagagtacactctccttccttctgggagaaggtacagagttcctcggagtagactgaatagatttaaaaattcattcgtccccatgtctatcaaattgttaaacaataatgtttaaaattggaattatgcaatatttatggtgtttctcctgactcctgtcatgttaatttgttatggatgtggttgtgtttttatctgtattgtttgttttctcttttcttgtaaggcacctagcatgagtccaagacaaatttccctgaggggacaataaagtgtatcgtatcgtatcgtaatcATTTTAAGTTTTATCTACAGTTTACCCCTCTCTCTTTACATAgcaattcagttttatttttttctgtaattgCAGTAAATCAGtgttcttgtaaatcactttaaaGTTGCTTTTCAGCAGCTTTAAGATAAAGTCTGCAATTTTTAGATGCACTTTAGTGCCCATTTTCTTGCAGAGATTAAATTcttggtgcacacacacacacttgttaaATACTACAAATAAGTTTGAAAAACATTTCTTGAATTTAAAAGGCAAGAGTAAATTATGAGAAATTCTTAAGATGACAAGCCTCTGAAGGGTAAAGAAATTAAAATAAGCGTCCAGTTAAGCCCCAAATTCTATCTTCTTATCAGAGGCAGCACATAAAATTTGTCAGCAATAATGATGGTTATTACCTGCACCGTTATGGTTTCTCCTCATTACAACAATCTGACAAGAGTGCACTGTTTATTTGTAACACAAAGAACATGGTGCACAGGCCCGGAGAGTCTGCGGTACCACACTCCAGTCGCCTGTGTGACATCTGGATACAAATCAGAGAAAACTGAAGTGAAACGGCTCCTTTGATGGAGTGAAGACAAATGCTGCCATTTCCTCAGGAGGCGATGCTGCCAGCTTCTCCTCTGTGACTGTCGGCTGAGATTTTCCTTCAGTTTTCCGGTGGAACGCAGACTTCATTGAGGAACTTGGCACGGATTTGACCTGAGCTGATGCAACTTCTGTTTGGAATGCAGAAATCAATTAGTCCCCACTTTAGTCGCACACTGCCAGAGCAGAAGACACAACACTCACTCCACAGAGTACTTTTCAAAGTGCAGCACCCACTCACCACTCTGAATCAGTTTGAACTGTTTGCTCTTCTCCTCTTCCATTTTGCTCCTGTAGTCGCCCATCGTGACTCGCATCACCTGCCTCTTCTTGGCCAGAGGAGCTTTGGAGCTCCGCAGAGTCTTCAGGGCACGACTCGTCTCCTCCTCTGCAGACAGAACACAATCAGCAACCGTGTTGTTTGAAAGGTGCATCCAAAAAGTGGCGTCCTGCTGTTCATGCTATAAAGCTGTGAATGCACTCACATGGTGAACTTTGGCGTTTTTATCTTCATTATCTGACTGTCGACTTTCTGTCGGATCAAACATTATCAGATCAACCTGATCTAAAGAACTCACTTTAACTCTTATACAGTGCATGTAACATTTCGATCAACTAAAAAATGGTTTAAGATCATTTCAATGAAACAGGGTGGAAGGATCAATCTTATTGTTTGAATGTACCATGATGCATGTCcaaatgtcctcagaccacttaatgttacaaactggatttgacctgaCTCCTTTACATACAGTCATGGCCATGCCCAAATGTCATCATGTGCGTgcagtctaaactgataaaaccaagtgcttcatatctgtctgggacaaACCTCGGCGCCATGAAATGTTCTGTTCTTTGCTCATCACACTGACACCAACAcattcatcacaaagttttgaaATGACACATACTGCTTGAACATGACAACGTGATCACGTCACCCGTTTACCACGTCAACGCACCGCCATCTGCAGCCATTGAACCACACGACAGGGCAAGACCTGTCCACCTGGGGGCGGGGCAAGAGCAGGCTCAAGAACAGCCTAGCCTTAATGTCGAggctcttgtttgcaatggtgcatAAGATGCTTGCTTCAAGACCCCAGCGCTGTCATAGTTGACTCTGTTCATCAGTGTAGGCATCTTTTTAATATAACATCTGTTTTTAAGTCCATCCTCTGGCAGTTTATGAGCccactcaccacataaaactacTGGGTTGGGTTCAGCAGACAGAAAAACCCCGACATTATCAAGAGAAATTGATCAATAAATGTTTGTCTTGATTGGGTTCTGGATGCCGATTCTTAACCTTTTTTTTTGGGGTGTGTGGAACAGAGATCATGCTTCTTGTTTTGACATTTCAAATGATTTCTGAAACCACAATATTCAACCCATCAATCATGTCCAGTGACAATTTCTACTTTACcgcccaaatatttatggacccgaTTGGTGACAGATGATTACAGAAATGCAGATCTGGATCTGTAGCTAGCACTGATTTATACAGTCAGACAGGCGTGATACTACTGAAGTTGTAGAAGTCTAAGAAATGCAGCTAGAACCGTGCAATTAACATTTACTATAATCCCAATGCGGAATCCTCACTTTGGTCAGATTGGTCATTTTAGcatcaaatgcaaaaaaacagcctATGGTGTGCCACTAACTTTGTTTTGGTGTTCCTTTTTGTGTCCTTAATCCCATTTCCAGCTGTTCGATGCACCAGTCAAGCTGCCTTTTCAGCTGTTCTTCTGCATTCTGAAAGATAAAGTTACATTTGAACATCGGaacaaagttccctaaaaagcaccTTACGCTAATTAAGATATTTTTATAAAACCCAGCCCagatcaattaaaaaacaaaaacagaaaacggcACATCACCACAACggctttaaaacattttatactgacCAGCACCGTGTCTTCACCGCCTTGATCTGTGGAACTTTGAGGTTCCTTAGACTCATTTTTCTTGCctgacttcttcttcttttttgtttttgatgcaGTTGTGGAGCTAACTTGCTGCTGATCCAGAGGCTTTTCGTCTGTGTCACAGCGCTGGCTGTTCAGGTGAGACGAGGCATCTGAGGTCATCTTCACATCATCGTCAGGGGGGATTTGGAAGTTGAAGGCAAAAGCAGATGCTTGTCCTGTAAAGTCTGCCTGACTTCCTGTTGGCTGGACCACTGGAGGGTTCCCGCTTGATGAAGATGGTCGGTGGTTGTCAGGGAAGAAGTTAAACTTGAAGGTGTTGTCACTGCGTGTCCAAAGAGTGTTTTTGGTTCTGTCCTCAGCTTCAGTGGACCTGTTTGACTTCAATATgaacacacagaaaggacaaacaaGTTTAGGGAGTATCGTGGCACTGAACTACACTGAATAAATGAATAGACTGTATTTCCTGGCGTGTAAGTATATTTATTCAATGTTTACactactttgggaggtcctgtgatgtATACTTCAGTGCAACTTGCATGCCAAAAGATTATGTGTCTGTTACGACAACAGTTACTTCAAGAGTGCTGCCTCCCTCTGAAAGGCATTTTACAGGTTTTAACTTTTCAGTGTCTGTCAAATCTCCTTTTGTGTGCCCTTTTTGCCTGGGATAAAAAAAAGCTGCCTAATaattatgcacactttgatatagGGTGTTAACATGGAGCTGTAATCACTTTAGGCCACGCCCACCCACATTACACAAATATATATCACCCGAGATTAGAATGCTTAAACACAGGTTTTTGTAGCTTGAGGTTGGAAACTAAGGCATAAAAATAAAGTACCTACAAACAGCAGCTTTTTCTTGCTCATTCTTCTTCCACAGACATGGAGACGGGTGTACCAAATTATTAACTAGACTAAACCTGCGAACATATTTTATACAAAACCTAAAATTCTACAAATTTACGAATTACACACGGACTTTACGAGTAAACATACAAAGTAATTTACTTCAGGGATAACGCCAATGCTTACGTGGAGCTTCACATATAAATGTCCGACTGGAAAACATTTCCCCAATGCACGTGGTTCCACTTTAGAGGTTTCCTTCAAATTGTATATTTATACAAGTTATTAATTATACTGGAACAGGTACCGAACTTCAGAACCCATAAGCAGTTACAGCTGTCCTAAAAATCAGGAAAGAATGGCGAGTCCGGCCAACTATACGTTACTATCAGGAAAAATCTTTGGTGTAATGGTCTCACACTGCCCCCTACTGTCAAATAGCTGCTACAATACTTGTTGCCTTTAAAATCGCATGACCTAAATTTATGCAATAACCAAAAATCAGTAATAAAAAGTGTCGGGGATCTCCCaagtacacacttatgctaaatatgaatgaaattggtcaattgGTTCTTGAAATATCACACTaataagggtggcaatgacagtaTCTTGACTATCTcactcactgtgaccttgaaattgacataAAGGTCACCGTAATCGACTGTTCTTGGGGGAATCACCCAGTTACAcgtttatgctaaatatgaatgaaatttgtcaactggttcttgagatatcgcactAACAAGTGAAAATGGACCGAAGAACAGGCAGAcggacatctacaacccctggcaaaaattatggaatcaccggcctcggaggatgttcattcagttgtttaattttatagaaaaaaagcagatcacagacatgacacaaaactaaagtcatttcaaatggcaactttctggctttaagaaacactataagaaatctggaaaaaaaaattgtggcagtcagtaacagttacttttttagaccaagcagaggaaaaaaatatggactcactcaattctgaggaataaattatggaatcaccctgtaaattttcatccccaaaactaacacctgcatcaaatcagatctgctcgttagtagtgagtcccttcggctgctcccttgtttgcactcggggtcgccacagcaaatccaaggtggatctgcatgttgaattggcacaggttttacgccggatgcccttcctgacgcaactccacattacatggagaaatgtggcaggggtgggatttgaaccctgaaccttctgcactgaaaccaagcgcattaaccacttggccaccacccctaaacttggccaccacccctccctgctcattagtctgcatctaaaaaggagtgctcacaccttggagagctgttgcaccaagtggactgacatgaatcatggctccaacacgagagatgtcaattgaaacaaaggagaggattatcaaactcttaaaagagggtaaatcatcacgcaatgttgcaaaagatgttggttgttcacagacagctgtgtctaaactctggaccaaatacaaacaacatgggaaggttgttaaaggcaaacatactggtagaccaaggaagacatcaaaacgtcaagacagaaaacttaaagcaatatgtctcaaaaatcgaaaatgcacaacaaaacaaatgaggaacgaatgggaggaaactggagtcaccgtctgtgactgaactgtaagaaacctcctaaaggaaatgggatttacatacagaaatgctaaacgaaagccatcattaacatctaaacagaaaaaacaaggtcacaatgggctaaggaaaagcaatcgtagactgtggatgactggatgaaagtcatattcagtgatgaatctccaatctgcattgggcaaggtgatgatgctggaacttttgtttggtgccgttccaatgagatttataaagatgactgcctgaagagaacatgtacatttccacagtcattgatgatatggggctgcatgtcaggtaaaggcactggggagatggctgtcattacatcatcaataaatgcacaagtttacgttgatattttggacacttttcttatcccatcaattgaaaggatgtttggggatgatgaaatcatttttcaagatgataatgcatcttgccatagagcaaaaactgtgaaaacattccttggaaaaagacacatggggtcaatgtcatggcctgcaaataatccggatcttaatccaattgaaaatcttggtggaaattgaagaaaatggtccatgacaaggctccaacctgcaaagctgatctggcaacagcaatcagagaaagttggagccagattgatgaagagtactgtttgtcactcattaagtccatgcctcagagactgcaagctgttataaaagccagaggtggtgcaacaaaatactagtgatgtgttggagcgttcttttgtttttcatgattccataattttttcctcagaattgagtgattccatatttttttctctctgcttggtctaaaaaagtaactgttactgactgccacaatttttttttcctgatttcttatagtgtttcttaaagccagaaagttgccatttgaaatgactttagttttgtgtcatgtctgtgatctgcttttttctacaaaattaaacaactgaatgaacatcctccgaggccggtgattccataatttttgccaggggttgtatatcctcTGTATTTTATCCATGGGgaataaaaactaaacaaaaagttctcaaaataaaatactacactcacaataaaaacaaatatattgACACAAATGTGACAATTCATTACTGGTCGTCACGCATATTTATATGAATCTTttaaaataaagattttttttaaatttatgtatcTTTCTTtagaaaatttctaaaattgtttACATACTTAAATATATGCATTTTTACAGTAATAGttttaattttatatttaattaCATGTCCAACTACCTTGGACATGATTCTGATTCTTCcttttctaaaaacaaaaaagtttacaaTATTGCAACAAAATTATTGCTAAAATACTTTTGTGTATTACTTTGATAAACAAAAACCTCCTTTAATTATCTAAAAAATGGTTTACAATTTTAAAGACTGTGAAGAGTGCAGATTAAGCAGATAATTATAATTAACATGCagactagaggtgggtgataccgggaattttggtattgatccgataccatacAGGCCCACTTTTgccaataccaatactttttcatatttaagcttcatagatccaaaggatccaaaagaccaaggatagaatttcgccaaacattgtacgtgacaacaaaatactttattatcgcaatcaacatttttgttttaaaaaatatcactctacacaacttaaaac harbors:
- the c18h8orf33 gene encoding UPF0488 protein C8orf33 homolog produces the protein MSKKKLLFSNRSTEAEDRTKNTLWTRSDNTFKFNFFPDNHRPSSSSGNPPVVQPTGSQADFTGQASAFAFNFQIPPDDDVKMTSDASSHLNSQRCDTDEKPLDQQQVSSTTASKTKKKKKSGKKNESKEPQSSTDQGGEDTVLNAEEQLKRQLDWCIEQLEMGLRTQKGTPKQKEETSRALKTLRSSKAPLAKKRQVMRVTMGDYRSKMEEEKSKQFKLIQSEVASAQVKSVPSSSMKSAFHRKTEGKSQPTVTEEKLAASPPEEMAAFVFTPSKEPFHFSFL